The following are encoded in a window of Catenulispora sp. MAP5-51 genomic DNA:
- a CDS encoding 50S ribosomal protein L25/general stress protein Ctc has protein sequence MAEIRISAEERSEFGKGFARRARAAGKIPGVVYGHGESVRHVLLPGHDLMIALRTPNVLLNLEFGDGKTQLALPKDVQKDPVKRTLEHVDLLLVRRGEKVTVDIPITVTGEVVTGAVLDHSLNNLTVTAEATHIPTGIEVDVDRKEEGFQLFVRDLPLPTGSELVTDGDQLVLQVVVTRAEVAEEAAEGEAAEGAEGEAGEAASEESAAE, from the coding sequence ATGGCTGAGATCCGTATAAGCGCTGAGGAGCGCTCCGAGTTCGGCAAGGGCTTCGCCCGCCGGGCCCGCGCTGCCGGCAAGATCCCGGGTGTCGTGTACGGCCACGGCGAGTCCGTGCGGCACGTGCTGCTGCCGGGTCACGACCTGATGATCGCGCTGCGGACTCCCAACGTCCTGCTGAACCTGGAGTTCGGCGACGGCAAGACCCAGCTGGCGCTGCCCAAGGACGTGCAGAAGGACCCGGTCAAGCGGACCCTGGAGCACGTGGACCTGCTGCTGGTGCGCCGCGGCGAGAAGGTCACCGTGGACATCCCGATCACCGTCACCGGCGAGGTCGTCACCGGCGCGGTCCTGGACCACTCGCTGAACAACCTGACCGTGACCGCCGAGGCCACCCACATCCCGACCGGCATCGAGGTCGACGTGGACCGCAAGGAGGAGGGCTTCCAGCTCTTCGTCCGCGACCTCCCGCTGCCCACCGGCTCCGAGCTGGTCACCGACGGCGACCAGCTGGTGCTGCAGGTCGTCGTGACCCGCGCCGAGGTGGCCGAGGAGGCCGCCGAGGGTGAGGCCGCCGAGGGTGCCGAGGGTGAGGCCGGCGAGGCCGCGTCCGAGGAGTCGGCCGCGGAGTAA
- a CDS encoding ribose-phosphate diphosphokinase, with translation MTGLKTTGEKKLMLFTGRAYPELAQEVAEELGVEIAPMKAHDFANGEIYTRFEESVRGSDAFVIQCHSAPINHSIMEQLIMVDALKRASAKRISVITPFYGYARQDKKHKGREPISARLMADFFATAGADRLMAVDLHTDQIQGYFDGPVDHLFALPILVDYIKGKYDASKLTVVSPDAGRVRTADRWTDRLNTPLAIVHKRRDPNIPNTVSVHEIVGEVKGRTCVLVDDMVDTAGTICAAAEALFENGAAEVIIAATHAVLSDPATDRLKNSRISEVIFTNTLPIPDEKRFDKMTVLSIAPMLARAIREVFEDGSVTSMFDDHNH, from the coding sequence GTGACCGGCCTCAAGACCACCGGTGAGAAGAAGCTCATGCTCTTCACCGGACGTGCTTATCCCGAGCTGGCCCAGGAAGTCGCCGAAGAGCTGGGGGTCGAGATCGCCCCCATGAAGGCGCACGACTTCGCCAACGGCGAGATCTACACCCGATTCGAGGAGTCGGTGCGCGGCAGCGACGCCTTCGTGATCCAGTGCCACTCCGCCCCGATCAACCACTCCATCATGGAGCAGCTGATCATGGTGGACGCGCTGAAGCGGGCCTCCGCCAAGCGGATCAGCGTCATCACGCCCTTCTACGGCTACGCCCGCCAGGACAAGAAGCACAAGGGCCGCGAGCCGATCTCCGCGCGCCTGATGGCCGACTTCTTCGCCACCGCCGGCGCCGACCGGCTGATGGCGGTGGACCTGCACACCGACCAGATCCAGGGCTACTTCGACGGCCCGGTGGACCACCTGTTCGCGCTGCCGATCCTGGTGGACTACATCAAGGGCAAGTACGACGCCTCGAAGCTGACGGTGGTCTCCCCCGACGCCGGCCGGGTGCGTACCGCCGACCGCTGGACGGACCGCCTGAACACGCCGCTGGCGATCGTGCACAAGCGCCGCGACCCGAACATCCCGAACACGGTCTCGGTCCACGAGATCGTCGGCGAGGTCAAGGGCCGCACCTGCGTGCTGGTCGACGACATGGTCGACACCGCCGGCACCATCTGCGCGGCCGCCGAGGCGCTGTTCGAGAACGGCGCGGCCGAGGTCATCATCGCCGCGACGCACGCGGTGCTGTCCGACCCGGCCACCGACCGGCTGAAGAACTCGCGCATCAGCGAGGTCATCTTCACCAACACGCTGCCGATCCCGGACGAGAAGCGGTTCGACAAGATGACCGTCCTGTCGATCGCGCCGATGCTGGCCCGGGCGATCCGCGAGGTGTTCGAGGACGGCTCGGTCACGTCGATGTTCGACGACCACAACCACTGA
- the glmU gene encoding bifunctional UDP-N-acetylglucosamine diphosphorylase/glucosamine-1-phosphate N-acetyltransferase GlmU — MTDQHAPTVIILAAGEGKRMKSATPKVLHELCGRTMLGHVVAAAQDLAPRRLAVVVGKGRDLVAPHVEAIAPEARVVVQEPQNGTGQAARLALEALAADGEAADGTVLVLLGDGAMVTGDTLRHLIAVHEKAGNAVTDLTAVVPDPTGLGRILREPDGTAEGRVLGIVEEKDCTPTQATIPEINSGIFAFDGKVLRDALSRLTTNNAQGEELLTDVLAIAVGDGLPVGAVVAADYHEVLAANDRAQLADLRRLMNRRITRHWMVQGVTIVDPATTWIDVHATLEPDSTIRPNTQLEGATRIAAGAEIGPNCTLKDTVVGERARVTNATTDGAEIGPEATVGPYTYLRPGTKLGRKSKAGGFVEMKKSTIGDGTKVPHLAYIGDATIGEGCNIGAGVITANYDGYDKFPTRIGDHAFVGTNTTLIAPAEVADGAYIAAGSAVNMPVGPGELAVARGRQRNIAGYVARKRPDSVAAKAAERAIERAAGEVRTAVETNPTGGETDGPGDAV, encoded by the coding sequence ATGACCGACCAGCACGCGCCGACCGTCATCATCCTGGCCGCCGGCGAGGGCAAGCGGATGAAATCGGCGACGCCGAAGGTGCTGCACGAGCTGTGCGGGCGCACGATGCTCGGCCACGTGGTGGCCGCGGCGCAGGACCTGGCGCCCCGCCGGCTCGCGGTGGTCGTGGGCAAGGGCCGGGACCTGGTAGCGCCGCACGTCGAGGCGATCGCGCCGGAGGCCCGCGTCGTCGTGCAGGAGCCGCAGAACGGCACCGGGCAGGCCGCGCGGCTGGCGCTGGAGGCCCTGGCCGCCGACGGCGAGGCCGCCGACGGCACGGTGCTGGTCCTGCTGGGGGACGGCGCCATGGTCACCGGGGACACGCTGCGCCACCTCATCGCCGTGCACGAGAAGGCCGGCAACGCCGTCACCGACCTGACCGCCGTGGTGCCGGACCCGACGGGCCTGGGCCGGATCCTGCGCGAGCCGGACGGCACCGCCGAGGGCCGGGTCCTGGGCATCGTGGAGGAGAAGGACTGCACCCCGACGCAGGCCACCATCCCGGAGATCAACTCGGGGATCTTCGCCTTCGACGGCAAGGTCCTGCGCGACGCGCTCAGCCGGCTGACCACGAACAACGCCCAGGGCGAGGAGCTGCTCACCGACGTGCTGGCGATCGCCGTCGGCGACGGCCTGCCGGTCGGCGCCGTGGTCGCCGCCGACTACCACGAGGTGCTGGCCGCCAACGACCGCGCGCAGCTGGCCGACCTGCGGCGGCTGATGAACCGGCGGATCACCCGGCACTGGATGGTCCAGGGCGTCACCATCGTGGACCCGGCGACCACGTGGATCGACGTGCACGCCACCTTGGAGCCGGACTCCACGATCCGCCCCAACACCCAGCTGGAGGGTGCGACGCGGATCGCCGCCGGGGCGGAGATCGGCCCGAACTGCACGCTGAAGGACACCGTCGTCGGCGAGCGCGCGCGGGTCACCAACGCCACCACCGACGGCGCCGAGATCGGCCCGGAGGCCACCGTGGGGCCGTACACGTACCTGCGCCCGGGCACCAAGCTCGGCCGCAAGTCGAAGGCCGGCGGCTTCGTGGAGATGAAGAAGTCGACGATCGGCGACGGTACGAAGGTCCCGCACCTGGCCTACATCGGCGACGCCACGATCGGCGAGGGCTGCAACATCGGCGCCGGCGTCATCACCGCCAACTACGACGGCTACGACAAGTTCCCCACGCGCATCGGCGACCACGCCTTCGTCGGCACCAACACCACGCTCATCGCCCCGGCCGAGGTCGCCGACGGCGCGTACATCGCCGCGGGTTCGGCGGTGAACATGCCGGTGGGCCCCGGGGAACTCGCGGTGGCGCGCGGACGGCAGCGCAACATCGCCGGATACGTCGCGCGCAAGCGTCCGGACTCGGTGGCGGCGAAGGCCGCGGAGCGCGCGATCGAGCGGGCGGCGGGCGAGGTACGGACAGCCGTTGAGACCAATCCCACAGGCGGTGAGACCGACGGACCGGGGGACGCGGTCTGA
- a CDS encoding acyl-CoA desaturase — protein sequence MTATSVPQQQPTTPAPIRGTLGGETQTFKERFALSLVIGVPFVALVAAVPVVWGWGLTWTDLIIAVVMYAISGHGITVGFHRLFTHSSFKAKKALRVVLAIAGSLAVQGPVIRWVADHRKHHRYSDHDGDPHSPWRYGETVPALMKGLWHAHIGWLYNAEQTNQQQYAPDLLKDRAIVRVSRAFPALVLVSLLLPAAVGGLVTWSWQGILTAFFWGSLVRIALLHHTTWSINSICHAVGERPFRSRDRSGNVWWLAVLSMGESWHNLHHSDPTSARHGVLRGQIDSSARVIWLFEKFGWVRDVRWPSRERVQMKLGREATP from the coding sequence ATGACGGCGACGTCCGTACCCCAGCAGCAGCCCACGACCCCGGCGCCGATTCGCGGCACCCTCGGCGGGGAGACCCAGACCTTCAAGGAACGTTTCGCGCTGAGCCTGGTCATCGGGGTGCCGTTCGTGGCCCTGGTGGCCGCCGTCCCCGTGGTCTGGGGCTGGGGCCTGACGTGGACCGATCTGATCATCGCGGTGGTGATGTACGCGATCAGCGGGCACGGCATCACCGTCGGCTTCCACCGCCTGTTCACCCATTCTTCGTTCAAGGCGAAGAAAGCACTGCGCGTGGTCCTGGCGATCGCCGGCTCCCTGGCGGTCCAGGGCCCGGTGATCCGCTGGGTCGCCGACCACCGCAAGCACCACCGCTACAGCGACCACGACGGCGACCCGCACTCGCCGTGGCGCTACGGCGAGACCGTCCCGGCCCTGATGAAGGGCCTGTGGCACGCGCACATCGGCTGGCTGTACAACGCCGAGCAGACCAACCAGCAGCAGTACGCCCCGGACCTGCTGAAGGACCGCGCGATCGTCCGGGTCTCGCGGGCCTTCCCGGCCCTGGTGCTGGTCTCGCTGCTGCTGCCGGCGGCCGTCGGCGGGCTGGTCACCTGGAGCTGGCAGGGGATACTGACCGCCTTCTTCTGGGGCTCGCTGGTCCGGATCGCCCTGCTGCACCACACGACCTGGTCGATCAACTCCATCTGCCACGCCGTCGGCGAGCGGCCCTTCCGCTCCCGCGACCGCTCCGGGAACGTGTGGTGGCTGGCGGTGCTCTCGATGGGCGAGTCCTGGCACAACCTGCACCACTCCGACCCGACCTCGGCCCGGCACGGCGTGCTGCGCGGGCAGATCGACTCCTCGGCCCGGGTCATCTGGCTGTTCGAGAAGTTCGGCTGGGTGCGCGACGTGCGGTGGCCCTCGCGGGAGCGGGTCCAGATGAAGCTTGGTCGCGAAGCGACTCCTTAA
- a CDS encoding TetR family transcriptional regulator, which translates to MSGKERREQLIEIGRTLFAERGFDATSVEEIATKAGVSKPVVYEHFGGKEGLYAVVVDREMAKLLSMVTSGLTGEHARELLEQAAFALLDYIESSTDGFRILVRDSPVTTSTGNFASLISDIASQVEDLLGVHFMHRGYDPKLAPMYAQMLVGMVALTGQWWLDVRKPPKAEVAAHLVNLAWNGLSHLEGQPRLIVQEQAEAKVRRAARKTARAARAEAKQ; encoded by the coding sequence ATGAGCGGCAAGGAACGGCGGGAGCAGCTCATCGAGATCGGCCGGACCCTGTTCGCCGAACGCGGCTTCGACGCCACCTCGGTGGAGGAGATCGCGACCAAGGCCGGCGTGTCCAAGCCGGTGGTGTACGAGCACTTCGGCGGCAAGGAGGGGCTCTACGCGGTCGTGGTGGACCGGGAGATGGCCAAGCTGCTGTCCATGGTGACCTCCGGCCTGACCGGCGAGCACGCCCGCGAACTGCTGGAGCAGGCCGCCTTCGCGCTGCTGGACTACATCGAGTCCAGCACCGACGGCTTCCGCATCCTGGTCCGCGACTCCCCGGTCACCACCTCCACCGGCAACTTCGCCTCCCTGATCTCCGACATCGCCTCCCAGGTCGAGGACCTGCTCGGCGTGCACTTCATGCACCGCGGCTACGACCCCAAGCTCGCCCCGATGTACGCGCAGATGCTGGTCGGCATGGTCGCCCTGACCGGGCAGTGGTGGCTCGACGTCCGCAAGCCGCCCAAGGCCGAGGTCGCCGCGCACCTGGTGAACCTGGCCTGGAACGGCCTGTCGCACCTGGAGGGGCAGCCGCGCCTGATCGTGCAGGAGCAGGCCGAGGCGAAGGTACGGCGCGCGGCCCGCAAGACGGCGCGGGCGGCCCGGGCCGAGGCGAAGCAGTAG
- a CDS encoding AMP-binding protein, which yields MPATQRAETRDPVEFHWLGDIVRVNLDENARGPVLAYGGEEWDWTGFDSRVRKCVTGIRSDRLQRGQRVAVLARNHPVHFETLFAASNMGLVCTWLDWRLDRAHLVHALNEAEARILFVGEEFVELIEDSMMEISSVVSTITVGGREDEYEEWLETHETHEALLRAAREVAASSGRGEDPVLRLYSSTGKKGPTRGEYTHRALLASASATLRRKALSRGDVEALDAPVTVHEAAVRVLANMSAGAATVLVREE from the coding sequence ATGCCTGCCACGCAAAGAGCTGAGACGCGCGACCCGGTGGAGTTCCACTGGCTCGGCGACATAGTGCGTGTGAATCTTGACGAGAACGCGCGGGGCCCGGTCCTGGCCTACGGGGGCGAGGAGTGGGACTGGACGGGGTTCGACTCCCGCGTCCGCAAATGCGTGACCGGGATCCGCAGCGACCGGCTCCAGCGCGGCCAGCGCGTCGCCGTGCTCGCCCGCAACCACCCGGTCCACTTCGAGACGCTGTTCGCGGCCAGCAACATGGGGCTGGTCTGCACCTGGCTGGACTGGCGCCTGGACCGGGCCCACCTGGTCCACGCCCTGAACGAGGCCGAGGCCCGGATCCTGTTCGTCGGCGAGGAGTTCGTGGAGCTCATCGAGGACTCGATGATGGAGATCTCCTCGGTGGTCAGCACCATCACGGTCGGCGGCCGCGAGGACGAGTACGAGGAGTGGCTGGAGACCCACGAGACGCACGAGGCGCTGCTGCGCGCGGCCCGCGAGGTGGCGGCCAGCTCCGGCCGCGGCGAGGACCCGGTGCTGCGGCTGTACTCCTCGACCGGGAAGAAGGGGCCGACGCGCGGCGAGTACACGCACCGCGCGCTGCTGGCCTCGGCCTCGGCGACGCTGCGCCGCAAGGCCCTGAGCCGCGGCGACGTGGAGGCACTGGACGCGCCGGTGACGGTGCACGAGGCGGCGGTGCGGGTGCTGGCGAACATGTCGGCGGGGGCCGCGACGGTGTTGGTGCGGGAGGAGTAG
- a CDS encoding biotin carboxylase N-terminal domain-containing protein: MPTYPTFSTVLVANRGEIARRVFRTAKAMGLRTVAVYSEPDADAPHVREADVAVALGGSTSAESYLDVAKILDAARKTGADAIHPGYGFLSENAGFAEACAEAGIVFVGPSPEAIRKMGIKHVAKAIAKDAGVPVLPDALLTTDEPEDWREAAEGVGFPLLVKASAGGGGKGMRLVSAVEELENAVSGARREAAAAFGDGTVFLERYLTASRHIEIQVFGDMHGNAVFYGERECSVQRRHQKVVEEAPSSAVGAEVRARMGEVACALVRELGYVGAGTVEFLFDDTADSYYFLEMNTRLQVEHPVTEEVWGQDLVRRQFEVATGAVLTAPDADAMRGHAIEVRLYAEDPARKYIPSPGTLALYEHADVPGIRYEDGVRSGSVVSHYYDPMLAKVVATGATRTDAALKLASALAGMRIHGVKTNRDQLVAILRDADFLAGTTRTDFLDLHPALAAPEDRVDVTAHLAAAIAVSVHRHRESGGATAFAPAGWRLLPYDGANAAWTRQDVRRAPETPVTYRLDGSSLYLIHGGAEYEVSLKDLGPDSARVAVDGVDRLCRVRVADDTVVWVDDSDGGHSAWKPTPRFPDDADAFATDDGAAEVPGTVVAVAVAAGDRVKAGQVLVTMEAMKMEHQVKAGRDGVVGSVDCAVGQFVDAHQILVTLA, from the coding sequence ATGCCGACGTATCCGACCTTCTCGACCGTGCTCGTGGCCAACCGGGGCGAGATCGCCCGGCGGGTCTTCCGCACCGCCAAGGCGATGGGCCTGCGTACCGTCGCCGTGTACTCCGAGCCCGACGCCGACGCGCCGCACGTGCGCGAGGCCGACGTCGCGGTGGCGCTCGGCGGCAGCACCAGCGCCGAGTCGTACCTGGACGTCGCCAAGATCCTGGACGCCGCGCGCAAGACCGGCGCCGACGCGATCCACCCCGGCTACGGCTTCCTGTCGGAGAACGCCGGCTTCGCCGAGGCGTGCGCCGAGGCCGGGATCGTCTTCGTCGGACCCTCGCCCGAGGCGATCCGCAAGATGGGCATCAAGCACGTGGCCAAGGCGATCGCCAAGGACGCCGGCGTGCCGGTGCTGCCGGACGCGCTGCTGACCACCGACGAGCCGGAGGACTGGCGCGAGGCCGCCGAAGGCGTCGGATTCCCGTTGCTGGTGAAGGCTTCCGCCGGTGGCGGCGGCAAGGGCATGCGGCTGGTCTCCGCGGTGGAGGAGCTGGAGAACGCGGTCTCCGGGGCCCGGCGCGAGGCCGCGGCGGCCTTCGGCGACGGGACGGTGTTCCTGGAGCGCTACCTGACCGCGTCCCGGCACATCGAGATCCAGGTGTTCGGCGACATGCACGGGAACGCCGTGTTCTACGGCGAGCGCGAGTGCTCGGTGCAGCGGCGGCACCAGAAGGTCGTCGAGGAGGCGCCGTCCTCCGCGGTCGGCGCGGAGGTCCGGGCGCGGATGGGCGAGGTCGCGTGCGCGCTGGTACGCGAGCTCGGCTACGTCGGCGCCGGGACCGTGGAGTTCCTGTTCGACGACACCGCCGACTCCTACTACTTCCTGGAGATGAACACCCGGCTGCAGGTCGAGCACCCGGTCACCGAAGAGGTGTGGGGCCAGGACCTGGTGCGCAGGCAGTTCGAGGTCGCGACCGGCGCGGTGCTGACCGCGCCCGACGCGGACGCCATGCGCGGCCACGCGATCGAGGTCCGCCTCTACGCCGAGGACCCGGCCCGCAAGTACATCCCCTCGCCCGGGACGCTGGCCCTGTACGAGCACGCCGACGTGCCCGGGATCCGTTATGAGGACGGCGTCCGCAGCGGCAGCGTCGTCTCGCACTACTACGACCCGATGCTGGCCAAGGTGGTCGCGACCGGTGCCACCCGCACCGACGCGGCGCTGAAGCTGGCCTCGGCGCTGGCCGGCATGCGGATCCACGGCGTGAAGACCAACCGGGACCAGCTCGTCGCGATCCTGCGCGACGCCGACTTCCTGGCCGGGACCACGCGGACCGACTTCCTGGACCTGCACCCCGCGCTGGCCGCGCCCGAGGACCGGGTCGACGTCACCGCGCACCTGGCGGCGGCCATCGCGGTGTCGGTGCACCGGCATCGCGAGTCCGGCGGCGCCACGGCGTTCGCGCCGGCGGGCTGGCGGCTGCTGCCGTACGACGGTGCCAACGCGGCGTGGACGCGGCAGGACGTGCGCCGCGCGCCCGAAACGCCGGTTACGTACCGTTTGGACGGTTCGTCCCTGTACCTGATCCACGGCGGGGCCGAGTACGAGGTTTCCCTGAAGGATCTGGGCCCTGACTCGGCACGCGTGGCGGTGGACGGGGTCGACCGGCTGTGCCGGGTGCGGGTTGCCGACGACACCGTGGTGTGGGTCGACGACAGCGATGGCGGGCACTCGGCGTGGAAGCCGACGCCGCGCTTCCCGGACGACGCCGACGCCTTCGCGACCGACGACGGGGCCGCTGAAGTGCCCGGGACCGTGGTCGCGGTGGCCGTGGCGGCCGGGGACCGGGTGAAGGCCGGGCAGGTCCTGGTGACCATGGAGGCCATGAAGATGGAGCACCAGGTGAAGGCCGGGCGTGACGGAGTGGTCGGGTCGGTGGACTGCGCGGTGGGGCAGTTTGTGGACGCGCACCAGATTTTGGTGACTTTGGCCTGA
- a CDS encoding acyl-CoA carboxylase subunit beta, translated as MPVLRSQLDPSSEAARGDREAVLAALERIRELQRKVMAGGGEKYAERHRSRGKLLARERLDLLLDEDSPFLELAALAGTHDPAETVGGVSGIGTVSGVECVIGANDPTVKGGAVGPSGVAKQLRMLEVAERNRLPLISLTESAGADLPRQADIFVPGGASFKGISRLSAAGIPTLSIVFGSSTAGGAYVPGMSEFTVMVKNQAAVYLGGPPLVKMAINEDTDDETLGGADMHARVSGLADHLARDERDAIRIGRQIIADLRWRKAGPGPTESPDAPLYDAEDLLALAPMDLRRPVEVREILARVLDGSRFSEFKPLYGTTLVCGWGSIHGYPVGILANNGILFSEEANKGAHFIQLANAREVPLLFVQNITGFMVGSRYERGGIIKDGSKLINAVSNSTVPHVTLMVGASYGAGNYGMSGRAYDPRFVFTWPNHRIAVMGGRELAGVMSIVQRQKAEKAGQPYDEAADAQTREFIEAMVDGQSDAVYASGRLWDDGVIDPRQSRTVLGLALSAIDSGPVAGTRAFAPFRM; from the coding sequence ATGCCCGTGCTCCGGTCCCAGCTGGACCCGTCGTCGGAAGCCGCGCGCGGCGATCGCGAGGCGGTGCTGGCCGCGCTGGAGCGGATCAGGGAGCTGCAGCGCAAGGTCATGGCCGGCGGCGGCGAGAAGTACGCCGAGCGCCACCGCTCGCGCGGCAAGCTGCTGGCCCGGGAGCGGCTGGACCTGCTGCTCGACGAGGACTCGCCGTTCCTGGAGCTGGCCGCGCTGGCCGGGACGCATGATCCGGCCGAGACCGTCGGCGGGGTGTCCGGGATCGGAACCGTGTCCGGGGTCGAGTGCGTGATCGGGGCCAACGACCCCACGGTGAAGGGCGGTGCGGTCGGTCCCTCGGGTGTGGCCAAGCAGCTGCGGATGCTGGAGGTCGCCGAGCGGAACCGGCTGCCGCTGATCTCGCTCACCGAGTCCGCGGGCGCCGATCTGCCGCGGCAGGCGGACATCTTCGTGCCGGGCGGGGCCTCGTTCAAGGGGATCTCGCGGTTGTCGGCGGCCGGGATCCCGACGCTGTCCATCGTCTTCGGGTCCTCGACGGCCGGCGGCGCGTATGTGCCGGGCATGAGCGAGTTCACGGTGATGGTGAAGAACCAGGCCGCGGTCTACCTCGGCGGGCCGCCGCTGGTGAAGATGGCCATCAACGAGGACACCGACGACGAGACGCTCGGCGGCGCGGACATGCACGCGCGGGTCTCGGGCCTGGCCGACCATCTCGCGCGCGACGAGCGGGACGCGATCCGCATCGGCCGGCAGATCATCGCCGACCTGCGTTGGCGCAAGGCCGGCCCGGGGCCGACCGAGAGCCCCGACGCCCCGCTCTACGACGCCGAGGATCTGCTCGCGCTGGCCCCGATGGACCTGCGGCGGCCGGTCGAGGTGCGCGAGATCCTGGCGCGGGTGCTGGACGGCTCGCGCTTCTCGGAGTTCAAGCCGCTGTACGGCACCACCCTGGTCTGCGGCTGGGGCTCGATCCACGGCTACCCGGTCGGCATCCTGGCCAACAACGGCATCCTGTTCTCCGAGGAGGCCAACAAGGGCGCGCACTTCATCCAGCTGGCCAACGCCCGCGAGGTGCCGCTGCTGTTCGTGCAGAACATCACCGGCTTCATGGTCGGCTCGCGCTACGAGCGCGGCGGCATCATCAAGGACGGCAGCAAGCTGATCAACGCCGTCTCCAACTCCACGGTGCCGCACGTGACGCTGATGGTCGGGGCCTCCTACGGCGCCGGCAACTACGGCATGTCCGGCCGCGCCTACGACCCCCGCTTCGTGTTCACCTGGCCGAACCACCGGATCGCCGTGATGGGCGGACGGGAGTTGGCCGGGGTGATGTCGATCGTGCAGCGGCAGAAGGCTGAGAAGGCCGGGCAGCCGTACGACGAGGCCGCCGACGCGCAGACCCGCGAGTTCATCGAGGCGATGGTCGACGGGCAGTCCGACGCCGTCTACGCCAGCGGCCGGCTGTGGGACGACGGCGTCATCGACCCGCGCCAGAGCCGCACTGTGCTGGGTCTGGCGCTGTCCGCGATCGACTCCGGGCCGGTGGCGGGGACACGGGCTTTCGCGCCTTTCCGCATGTAG
- a CDS encoding SDR family NAD(P)-dependent oxidoreductase, which produces MDLALRGRVAVVTGGSKGIGFAVVRTLLDEGAFVVAASRSESAGLADLAGPNLVHAAGDLMDPEFPERLVARAVEAFGGLDILVNNAGGPPPGVVLPRGPFLDGGDVDWQAVFDFNLFAVVRLTRVALPHLVGRGGTIVNVSSTLARQPATNNYEYSAAKAALSHVSKSLAEEFGPRGVRVNTVLPGVTRTNWWTDEGGVADMFAGAMGIDRDTLLDKALPENLRLSTGRIVEPQEVADAVVLLASPRSRGTNGSEFVVDGGMLKEL; this is translated from the coding sequence ATGGACCTCGCGTTGCGCGGCCGCGTCGCCGTCGTCACCGGCGGCAGCAAGGGTATCGGCTTCGCCGTTGTCAGGACCCTGCTGGATGAAGGCGCCTTCGTCGTGGCCGCTTCGCGGTCGGAGTCGGCGGGACTGGCTGATCTGGCCGGGCCGAATCTGGTGCATGCGGCCGGTGATCTGATGGATCCGGAGTTTCCGGAGCGGTTGGTGGCGCGGGCTGTCGAGGCGTTCGGGGGTCTGGACATCCTCGTCAACAACGCCGGGGGTCCGCCGCCCGGTGTCGTGCTGCCGCGGGGGCCCTTCCTCGATGGCGGGGACGTCGACTGGCAGGCCGTCTTCGACTTCAACCTGTTCGCCGTCGTGCGGCTGACGCGCGTCGCGCTGCCGCACCTCGTCGGGCGCGGGGGCACGATCGTCAACGTCTCCTCGACGCTGGCTCGGCAGCCCGCCACCAACAACTACGAGTACTCGGCCGCGAAGGCGGCGCTCAGCCATGTGTCCAAGAGCCTCGCCGAGGAGTTCGGGCCGCGGGGGGTGCGGGTGAACACGGTGCTGCCGGGGGTCACGCGGACCAACTGGTGGACCGATGAGGGCGGGGTCGCGGACATGTTCGCGGGTGCCATGGGGATCGACCGGGACACGTTGCTCGACAAGGCGCTGCCGGAGAATCTGCGGTTGAGTACCGGGCGGATCGTGGAGCCGCAGGAGGTCGCCGACGCGGTGGTGCTGCTGGCGTCGCCGCGGTCGCGGGGGACCAACGGTTCGGAGTTCGTGGTGGACGGCGGGATGTTGAAGGAGCTGTAG
- a CDS encoding DJ-1/PfpI family protein, with the protein MPRIAIPLFPGFMPLDLVGPYDVLRFLPNAEVVFVATEPDVIAGADGGFGLKAQATPDDIDACDILLVPGGRGTRDYEARKPLTDWMARMHETTTWTTSVCTGALLLGAAGILKDLDATTHWNAIPELEAFGARYTPERVVRRGKVVTAAGVSSGIDMALTLTGLIEGEEFAKAVQLWIEYDPQPPHDTGSVAKAGPELAAKTPGLIAGGARRG; encoded by the coding sequence ATGCCCCGCATCGCCATCCCCCTGTTCCCCGGCTTCATGCCCCTGGACCTCGTCGGCCCGTACGACGTCCTCCGCTTCCTGCCGAACGCCGAAGTCGTGTTCGTCGCCACCGAACCCGACGTGATCGCCGGCGCCGACGGCGGCTTCGGCCTCAAGGCCCAGGCCACCCCCGACGACATCGACGCCTGCGACATCCTCCTGGTCCCCGGCGGCCGCGGCACCCGCGACTACGAGGCCCGCAAGCCCCTGACCGACTGGATGGCCCGCATGCACGAAACCACCACCTGGACCACCTCGGTGTGCACCGGCGCCCTCCTCCTCGGCGCGGCGGGCATCCTCAAGGACCTGGACGCCACCACCCACTGGAACGCGATCCCCGAACTCGAAGCCTTCGGCGCGCGCTACACCCCCGAACGCGTGGTCCGCCGGGGCAAGGTGGTCACGGCGGCGGGCGTCTCCTCCGGCATCGACATGGCCCTGACCCTGACCGGCCTGATCGAGGGCGAGGAGTTCGCAAAGGCGGTCCAGCTCTGGATCGAGTACGACCCCCAGCCGCCGCACGACACCGGCTCGGTCGCGAAGGCCGGCCCGGAGCTGGCGGCGAAGACGCCGGGGCTGATCGCGGGCGGGGCGCGGAGGGGGTAG